A window of Candidatus Hydrogenedens sp. genomic DNA:
ATATAAATTTAGAAAATGAATACGAGACCATAGCAGATAATTTGAAAACGTGGAATGAATTGTTATCAGCTCTTGGAGATGCAGATAAAGATGGATGGATAAATAGAGTAGAATATAATAATTGTATCAGTTTTGGACTTGGTTTAAATGATTATGTAACGGTAGTATTAAATCCTGATTTAGATGGAACACAATCTCCTCAAGAAGCCCTTATCTTAATAGATAAGAAAGGTTTGGTCTCCCTTTCACTTATCATTTTATTATGTATATTTTCTATCAGAAAATCAGTAAAACCTCCAATGAAAAGTTAACATCATAAGAACGAATTATACAACACAAACTGCTATTATTTTGTCATTTTTGCATAATTTACCAATATGTCAAGAATTTCTTGGGCGGTGTTTTCCCAACTAAAATGTTTTGCTCTTTCCTTTGATTTCTTTACAAGTTCTTCCCGCAACTTATTATTTGTTAGTATTATATAAAGTTGAGCAGTTATTTCCTCTATATCATAAGGATTAACCAGTATACCACAATCGCCAACAATTTCTGGTATAGAAGAGCAATTAGAAGCGAGTACGGGTGTTTCACAATTCATCGCTTCAATAACAGGCAAACCAAATCCTTCCCATAACGAGATAAGCACAAGGACATCAGCCGAGCTAATTAATGCTACTTTCTCATTTTCATTTTCAAGATAGCCTAAATAATGTATTCTATCTGCATATTTACTTTCTTTCATTTTTTTCAATATCGGTTCATACAACCAGCCAAGACTACCAACAATAACAAGTTGATGTGGTATTTGTGGATAGTTATCCACAAGTTTTTCGTATGCTTCAATAAGTCTTATGATATTTTTGCGAGGCTGAATTCTCCCCAGATAAAGAATAAAAGGCTTATGAATAGAATATTTTTCCCGAACAGACATTTGTTCTTGTTCCGAAACTTTAGATATTTCTTTACTTACACCCAAATACACCCTAAATAGACGGTTTTCAATTTTTGGGAATCTGTCAAGAATAGTTTGTTTTGAAGAATCACTTATTGTAAAGAATAATTGATTAGTATATATCGCCATGTTTAATTGTAATTTTGCTTTCGCTCGAGCAGTCCATGTAAATTCTTGAGGGAAGTCGTAGTAAGCAATATCAAAAATAGTACATGATTTAGGACAATTACCGTAAAATGGCGTTTGTAATGAAGGTGAGAAGAAAATGTCTGGTGGATTCTTCCTTAATTCGTTTGCAAGTGCGGTTTGTGTCCAGAACTTTCTTTTTCTTAATACTCTGAACTCAATGGTTTCATTTTTTTGAACTGGGAAAAAAGATTGAGGTTCTTTATCAAGATAGATTCTAAGAGATTCATTTTTTAATAAAAGGCTCATAGATTTAAGTAGTTCATAACAAAATTGACCACTTCCTACTTTATGAACATCATTTGCTAATCTTCCATCAAAACCAATTATCATTTTTTTACCTTAAAAATATTTTATTCGTTATAAAAAACATGGTAAAATTAAATAGATTGATTATTTGCTTTTTAGGAGAATTAAATTTATAAAAGGTATTAAGAATAATTGTTACAATGAACGTTATTATATCATTGTATCATTGGTAAACGCACTAAGGAATAGCTCATGTTAACCTGGAACCGAGATAGTGAATCAGAAAAGAAACAACGACAAAAAACTTCTTCTGGAAAAGATACAGAACCACAAAAGACAAAATACGGAACCCGTGATTCACATGTAGACAATGCTC
This region includes:
- a CDS encoding glycosyltransferase family 1 protein, whose amino-acid sequence is MIIGFDGRLANDVHKVGSGQFCYELLKSMSLLLKNESLRIYLDKEPQSFFPVQKNETIEFRVLRKRKFWTQTALANELRKNPPDIFFSPSLQTPFYGNCPKSCTIFDIAYYDFPQEFTWTARAKAKLQLNMAIYTNQLFFTISDSSKQTILDRFPKIENRLFRVYLGVSKEISKVSEQEQMSVREKYSIHKPFILYLGRIQPRKNIIRLIEAYEKLVDNYPQIPHQLVIVGSLGWLYEPILKKMKESKYADRIHYLGYLENENEKVALISSADVLVLISLWEGFGLPVIEAMNCETPVLASNCSSIPEIVGDCGILVNPYDIEEITAQLYIILTNNKLREELVKKSKERAKHFSWENTAQEILDILVNYAKMTK